The region acaagggtcagggttaaaaaatttggtcaaagaacagttgacttttattccaaaagtaTTATATAAACATGGCATCCCAAAGTATTACAACttaactaataaaaagggtaaatacataacaaaagttacatcaattggcctaagcggcaaaatagggctataaccctagttcctctaagataaccTCGACCGTGaaggtcgagcagccacatatgtacacggtgctaccgaagctctccaactcatggccagtcaagctttccctttcccttacctgcaccacaaagcacttgtgagccgaggctcagcaaaaAAACTGAACGAGCAACAATAGAGAATATACCTTTAAAGTAACCATTCAACAAAATCAGTAATATCAATTCATAACCAATATCTTATaaattcaatcacatgatcattggatcaacctggggcCGTCGCCCTGGCTTTCAGTTGGCTTTTATGCCAACTCTAGGGCCTatgcccttagctctgtctcactagccatagagcgaGCCAAACCCCTGTGGTTCATCtttgaccttagagtcgatcaacataatagtacgttgcAGGTTTAGGCTGATGCCTCTCGACCAGTGCGTAACGCACTATTggcgtccttgacttataagtcaagccctgatccaggattacatactTTACTTACAAGCAACAGATGTGAATAGGCACATCCCAataattaagcacatattcaagctaATCATACAATTCCATTGTATAACCATACCCACGATACAAAACATAATCACATAAGGGGTcgcatgccctaatcatagatTTCATGTGATGAATAtaagcatttaaacatttatCAACAAGCTtttagaacaatagcctaacataGTCAATTCAGGGGCCCAAGCACTAACCATATTCAAATAAGAtagacgggccaagccctaatcacacacaacacgttctgggtgcaaattttttaccttaggtccgagtaagCGTAAACGAGAACGACCCACAAGCAtgatcccagttccgagccctTAGCGAAACCCTAAtccacaaccataaaataggattctattaatatcaagtgatcaaaggcttccggaccaagtcctagcctccgaggcctcgggttccaccaaactgggtagtggaaacaatcctgagccctaaggaaaaagttctATTTTGAAAACGAACTCCCAAGGCAAAACTGCCCagacgggccgcgacttgccccctctATGGCTTGCGGAGCGCCCGCCTGACCAACCCCCCCCCCTCCAGGCAGAGACCTCCTAAGGCGCCTAGTTCAAGCTAAGTCGCAACTTGTCAAGAACAAGGTCGTGACTTGGCCCatcgaacccagaaatttctccattttcagcaaccaatttcaATCCCAAccaacccaaaatcatcccaataacataattcaactaccacaatagttctaacatgtttccagcaacaaaacccaacaaaaatatAGCCTTACCACTcattaaatctccaattcaattATAGCCTTACCACTcattaaatctccaattcaattACTAAGCTAGAGggttcaagaacacctcaaaacaGACAAATAACCTCAAGATTTAATAGCCAAAATgacaattcaaagcttacctcaattgtTGTTTGAATCCACAATCTATAACAGACTAATCCCTAAGTCCTAAGCTTCAATTCTTGTGATCCTAGCCAAAAAATTCCCTTGGTTCTTCAATGGTTTAACTTGGAAAATCCTTTGAGAGAAAAGagtgaaggagaagaagagagagtcGGTCATTGGGGAGCTTCTATGTGTTTCTTGTGTTTTGGTTTCCTatgcttaagtgacttaaggtaatcccaaggctcggggtaccaaaaacgtccctgagggcaaaattgtcaaattccccaatattccctcctaaactctttaacttcaaatatatctccaattatttattttcataacccaataacccaaataaatgtttgtTACCCAAAGTTCCctttgactcgccccgagtcaggtatcgggtcctattgtgactttcccgctaacttgctccctaggatcgcctcgtgccaagtaacccaaaataacccacataataatgtggtctctcacatatatcacatatatgcacataaatacacaattatgcccacaacggggctaattaccaaagtcgcccttctaataagaagcggacccacatgcatatttaataaccctaaaaatgtgcatttaatcatattatcacataatccacataattacaattaatataacaattaaacacataattccatatattgctaTCCCAGCCCCCTAatgaaggccctaagccttattaggtaatttttggACGTTACTTCATGTGCaacaacaaatgaaaaaaaaatggtaagAAAACAAGATGTTAAACAGAATTGGGAAAAAATTTAATCAAAAATACTGAAATAAGCTGTCATCGAGCTGCAAGATACCCTAACAAGCAACTATTTAGAAactatcgagcctatcgagcaatATCAACAACCTAAAACTGTAGAGACTATTGAGCCAGTGTCAAGCCTATCGAGAAAAGCAAAATCTGTCtacataaataaccatcgagctacaaTCTACTATCAAACAATTaacgaacctatcgagcccttttTAACTAATACCATAGATCCATcaagcctactatcgaaccattaTTGAACTTATCGAGCCCTTTTTATctaataccacagatccatcAAACAATTTACACTCATCCTATTGAGCTCCTATTGATCCACCATCGAACCATTGAAACTaccctatcgagcctactattGAATCATAATTGAGTCTATCGAGCTAGTTTCATATATTACCATAGATCAATTGAGCTTATATCGAACctttatcgaacctatcgagccactggttcaaacccaaaaaaaatttcccacaaaaacGATGAAGCCATTCCACAAATCATAGATTCaacaacaatataaagcaaatatggacttgggttcaagattttacctttgtttttgaaactttgaaggaaatatgCGTCGTGGGTCTCGGGATCGACGAAGAAATGGGAGAAGGTGGGGGCTTGATAGCTCAACGGAGGTGGGGGCTCGATGGCTCGACGTAGGTGGGGGTTCGACGACTTTTTGTGGATTttgtgagaatgagagagagaaattGAGAGTGTATAGAGAGAGAAGTGAGTGGTTgaaatttttggatttggaaaaatgagaagggtattttgggtatgagggGAAAGTTTAGTATCAATTTGAAAAAGTTAATAGTGCTAagattttttttgtaattgtagATATTAGTAtgtataaaaagtgaaatttccctatatatatgATCACTTCTTGAGTTATTGTAATTTCTCCCCACGTATGTACCTATTGAAATTTGCCTACCCCAGTTTTACTCTCACCGCCTTTTAACTCATACTACTAGAGTCCCACTCCTACTACATTTTTAAAAAACAGTATGAATTTACACTTCTTTTTACaataagaaattaaaagaaaacctATCGCAAAATCTCCATTTAGTGACAATATGGGTGAAGCTTTGAAGAGAGGTCCATGGACAACAGAAGAAGACCAAAAGCTCTTAGCCTATATCCAACAACATGGCCATGGAAGCTGGCGTTTCTTGCCCAAAAAAGCAGGTTAGTACTTTCTCTGCTACATATACACTGCACACATCTAAAgatataatcttttttttttatcaaatatgtatttatatatgcctgaaaatataatgttttttttataaaaatattgaaTGAATTATCCAAAAACAGGTCTCCAAAGATGTGGAAAGAGCTGCAGATTGAGATGGACAAACTACCTCAGACCAGATATTAAAAGGGGAAGGTTCACATTGGAGGAAGAAAGAACAATCATTCAACTTCATGCTCTATTAGGAAACAGGTtgcattatatattatatatatatacataaatgtaTATACATGTTTCACGTATCCATTTTGTTGATTTTTGCCCTTTTATTTCTGTGGATAATATTTATTAGGTGGTCAGCTATAGCAACTCACTTACCAAAAAGAACAGACAATGAAATAAAGAACTACTGGAACACTCATCTGAAGAAAAGGTTGGCTATGATGGGTATTGACCCGGTTACCCATAAGCCGCAAAGGAACACTCTCGGCTCAGTAGCCGCCGACCCCAAGGACGTGTCCAACCTCAGCCACATAGCTCAGTGGGAGAGCACACGGCTCGAAGCTGAGGCTAGGCTGGTCAGAGAGTCAAGAATCCTTCGGCAAGTAGACGAGAGAAATAGTAATAAGAGTAACATTACGAAGCCGCCGGCTGATATCCTCGCCGCCACGTcagatgagctactgaagaagaTGCCGACCACTTTCGCGCCGCCGCGGTGCATCGACATCTTGAAAGCGTGGGAGAGCCGTCTGGTTTTATCGAAATATAATGGAAGAAGTGATTATGACCGTACAATCAATGATACTATCAAAAGTAGTACTAATGGTGGTAGTGAAGCTATCCCTTCCTTTGGATTCGGTGGTAGTACTACCACTGAGCTTTGCTACATGAAGGTGTCCAGTGGTACAAACGGCGGGTCATCCTTAGGGTTTGACGAAATATTCGAGACTTGGGGCAACGGCGGTGATGACTTATTTTCAGAGCAAGTATTCGCCACGCGCCACTTGGAGGATAATATTAATTTGGCGCCTTGTAATGATCATCATAACATCGGGATTCTCACTGAAAGAGACACTTGTGATGAGCAATATGAAGTGAACAGAAACTATTGGAATAACATATTTAATTTGGTGAATTGGGGACCCTCAAATTTACCAGTTTTATAACTCGTTTAATCTAGCTATTGCTTGTGTGAGCGTAAAAGATTATTTAGTGTAGTTTCATGTCTTTCACTATTTTGTGTTGGTCTATATTGTACTACAATGTCTAGTATTTTTTGGATGGCTTGTCCTGTAGTTCTAATTATCGAAATAGTAGTATAGAACTGCAATGAGGATTTTTTAATCAAGTAACTTGATAATTAAAAGTATTTCAACAAAGTGCATTACATATAATCTTGAGCCACAAACTTCACAATAATAATCCCTTAGTGGAACACTATCCATCACCGCAGATATGTCAAGCAACTAATGCTTCAAGTATTTGATATTGCTTTCTAGGTGATAGTACATCCTTTGTTGGTACTTCCATCATCGGAAGAGCACTATTGAACAACTCGCaaccaaaaagaccaaaataaccACCATAGAGGAAATAACAAATATAACACAACATACAGGCCCTACCGTTAAGAATTGGAGGCCAAtacaaatttaatattttaattataaaatttatatataaacaaTACTATAAATATAACTTTTCTTAGCgattttttttaacattaaataaaaaacGCTGAGAAAATATTTGAATGACTctcaaatatcacatttaatatccGCCTAAAAAATTACTATgttattgagattttttttttaaaaaaatcagtgTAAAGTTGTAAGTGTGGGAAATGAGAGACTTTTCTCTCGGGTTTTTTCTAAATAATCACTGAGAAATGTAGACATTCCTTTGCGGTACTTTCAAAATAAGCGCTGAGAAAAGTCCACTTCTCCATATACTCGACCCTGACCCTTCACTCTCCTCATTTCCTCAGTCTCTCATTCCAGTCACACTCGAGAACGGGAAACTCATCTTCCTCAGCCACGGTAATCACCACCTTTACCCTTTTCATgtggttttttttaattttcttccacattaatgctttaaatcatgtatatattagtaaaattgatttattttgaagttttagggaaaaaatgaaaaattttAAGTGGGTTTAATGGTTGTTTTTAGGTtgtttttttttgcaatttttgaacGTTTGTGGAGGATTAGACGAAATTTTCATGCTTCAAAACTGGTATTTATCACTTAATGCTAACTTTATCTTTTTTTAATGTTTTGAATTTTGagaatttttatattatttacctaatgtatttcttttttaagaattttaatattaattatgttaattgtttacaatatattattttctatattataatattgttttttacataatttattttattatttacattatgaattatttttaagttaatttttgttaattattttaggaatccaaatttgtttttaatttatcactaattttgtaattatggtttagtaaatttaattttagttgatTAACTAATTTATTAGAAAGATACTAGTTAAAATTGGAGTTTACTcgttttaatttaataagtaattTTGAATACTCTAATTCATACCAATTACCATATTTACTAATCAttgtttaaacttttattgtaggaaataatTGTTTGAATTTGAAGGAGAGTAATAATTATTGTTACATTTATATTATTGACAACGCAGCTGATTTAGGTGACtatttatattattgttagttaagTGTTACATTATATTAACAATATTGATATTTGTTGTCTTAatgaactaattttaatatttaatgtaatattttaatttttaggtGCATTTTATTAGGTGCACATTATTGGTTTCACTTTATTATGGGCGACTCATTAGGGGAAAATTTTACGAATGTCGCCCCTAAAActattttttgttgtagtgtgatGATTGTTGTGTTTTGTTTTAATCAAATATATAACTACTAATAATttgggatatgttatagaaatagaggaaacttCGCCAaattattttttatgaaatgttatattattgattgaattttttttaatatgtaataTGTGTGATTGATTCTACATATGCATTTGTGAAAGAATGCGCCCAAATTCACGACAACTAACATCTTATAATacgatgactatggatagacgagtccaaatatatttcattcattGGATTGTTAAGTAAGATCGAACTACCAAAAATATTATCACTACTATTTATGGcttttaatcatataataattatcATTTCTTATTGTTTTAGCCGACATTAGATGTTGGTGCTCCTGATGATGAGGGGGACGACCATAATTCTGGTCCCACCATTTCGTAATCATAAATCTCAACCAATAATAAATGAGGCAATGGAAAAGtaattttttcagttttaatgtattcaatattaattttttagagttgaaattataatatatagataattaattttaattattttatagcATAAGCACAATGTTCGGGAAATGAATACATTGGAACATTTACAAATTTTAATGAGAAGTCATTGTACAAAAAAGCCTCAAAGACATGAACgtggtttttatgtattaagataCATTTATTCTCTTGTAAATGCACAAAATGAGCGAGAacttatcaagaagaaagtatgttatattctatacttttttttgtttaaaaaaaactatgCATAGTACTTAATCATgtaatctatatttacttgtcaattttgTAGCTGTTTGACAAAAATATATTCAATGTTAAGGACGACCTACGCCTACTACAAACCGGCTAGTTAGCAAGATTGATGTCATTTATTTATGATTCGTTTgttcttattaatttttcttatgtatgtatagttatctttatatataaatgacatcttttaattattaatgatatgtgaatgtttttttaattttaatttatacattatgtttattttgaaaatattttataaaattaggtatataataatatgttttattattatataatatttagttataaaaatatggtatttcatattaaaaatttaaatataatttgatATTGAATAAAgtattataaatataattctactgctattaaaaaaaattactctgaaatcaaatatatatgaaaattaatcctaaatcaaaaacattttcacTGCAGTATTTTTATGAAAACTCGGAGAGAAGGAAATTATTTCATGCTATTTTTTTAACACTTTTCCTTGCAGTTTTTTCGTGAACTTTTCTATGTGGTCGAATACACTGTGGTTCCCATTATTCCAAAATACCGTAGTGTATTAAGGAAAAAAAACTCGGGAGAAGAccctattttgtagtagtgaaaatgattattttttttaataaaaataagggTTATTTGCGGCGAAAGTACCCAAGCTAttatgtttgtagcacttaagttcCCATGTTATTTTTTTGGCATCGAAAGTACTTTCTGTCTATGTTTTGGTGCAGTTTGGTACAATCGTCAATTCTCACCGTTAAGTTCTTCTGTGACACGCAGACAAAAGTACCAAATTAAAATGATATTTGTGGCAAAATTACCCAATTTAAAAGTTTCTTATGGAAAAAGTACCCAATTTAAGTGATTTTTGCGGTGAAAGTACCCAAGTTATAAACAAATTTCAGACAATGTAGATGGACATAACAACAAAACACACAACTGCACTAAAACATGGACAGATGGTACATTTGCCGCAAAAAAAAAaggtacttaagtgctacaaacacaataatttagGTAATTTCaccgcaaatatccctaaaaaaatTGGGAGTTCTTTCGTATAGAAAAAAAAGACATTAGAATAGGTTTAACCTGCTTGGAAGTTCAATTTGAACCCTTCCCCTCTTGGTTACAAAACCAAGAGGCTGACCACGTCTCAGGTGCTTTTAAGTAATTCAAATTACTTATTTGAGCTAACCACAATCCTATTGACATTTTTGGGGAAAGACATGAATTGTTCCCGAGGGTGCTTTAATTTTACTAGAATTTGCGACGAGTTTAACAATTTTAGTTGTTGATATATCAACACCAAATCTTTAATataatgaagaaaaaatgaaTTAACCATTAGCtattaagtaataaaaaataattaatagatAATAgttattaatacataaaatttGGGGAAACAAATACTGTAACactctactaccttagagtcgttaccttgtgatttataaatgtgctacttgctcactaatcgaggttttaggttaaaaaatgtgattaaattgaaataaagactcattgataaaattagttataaaaggtttagtcattcattaaaaccataaaagttatacatttgggatcccaaaatactgtttcgtaaatgtattacaactcaaaaatgtagatacagtcgacctaagtgacaaagctAATCTCTACAACATATTCCTCAAAATAACCCTTGGCCATCGACGTTCTCGGCCCTtggccgttctcggccttagtTGTTCATTCATAagcatgcacaacatagcataatatttacaagtattcacacaTACATTAAATACGAACATAGGGGCCATGTcctgaaacacaaataatagggccatgctcTGCTCTATGTGCAtcaatagttttcttacttgtgtcccaggTTGATAGAttagcacgatcccctaaactcgAGCTTTgatgtaaaacctagtcacaacaccatAGAAAATAAATATCCATCAATCCCCCAACAATTAAAATCTTCAGATtaaaaatactagccttcggcacctcgaattctactaagctGGGTAGAAGAATCCTTCCCAAGACTTAACATTTGAGtttccgagcttaaaaccctcaaatgtCCAACATTTCCTATTTGAGCCGtagcccagccccttaagggccgtgACACACTCTAGTTAGAGAGCCTTGGGGTATCATCAAAGGGACACGAGCTGCGGTGCAGCTCATCCTACGTCGCGGTGCCTTGTCAAAATTCCTAGGCCCCCAAGCCTCTGTGTTCAAGCGGACCACGGCGCTTGCTGAACAGGGCCATGACGCAAGCCCTAAAACCCATAATTCCTCATGAATTTTACGTGCTAACCTCCCTGAAATTCACCAAtcttaaactttaaacttagagAATTCAATTTAGAATTCATATCCTAGCAACAAAATTGATACAAGCACCCCCAAATCTTAACTAAAACCTCACTACAACCTAAGCTTAAACATTTGAATTCAAAACCATAAAACACTTGAAATAAACCAAGGAATTCAGTAAGAAAACTTTTTTTGAATCTTACCTTAGTGACAATTCCGACCATAGACTAGATTTCCAACACCTCCAGCTGCGAATCCCCCAACTTCTAGCCTCAAACTCTAAGTCTCACCACCAGAATTTTCAAAAATTCCTTAAGTCtccaagagagggagagatagCTGACAGAGAGAGAGACTAAGAGAGATAGGCTAAGATATTAATTAGTTCTGGTTGTTTCACAAAGCTACTAAACCTATCCTAAGCTATCCCCTAGTATCAAAATGACCCAAAAACCCCTAAGGTCAATCCTAAATCCTTAAATGGCACCAGGGGAAATTTCGTCATTTTTCACATCCCCCCtgattcctcgagtgttcctataattcctCATTTAATCCCTGACATACACAAATGATCGCTAAATCgctacccgttactcgataaatctcgAACACaaactatgttcccaaaatatccATAGGttcaccctgagtcgggtattcgaccccgttgtgactatttctctATTCCTCtatctaggaccgtctcgaattTCACATCACCACAATCTAGTGGTATCAAGCATAACAtaaataattcacatttatgccatcaatgggCTAAACTTATAATTATGCCCCTactaaccaaaatgggcccacatgcatatttaattcacctaaacatgcatttctaatcacataatcatttaatacacatattaacataattaaactaGTTCTTGCCTTCCCAGCatactaatcaagacactaagccttattagcgaatttgggacgttacaactatcccctcatcGAAATTTCGTACTCAAAATTTATGTGAATTGCTTGGGATACCAATCCCGCATATCATTCTCatgctcccaagttgcctcttccactttgttgttcttccacaacacttttaccaaggcaatggtcttgtttcGCAAGAATTTATATTTCCATTTTAGAATCTGACCGTCttttcctcataagacaaatcttgatcaaGCTTCAGGTTCTCATAGCTCAGCACATGGATAGAATCTGATgcgtacttctggagcatggacacataaaatacgttgtgaacccctaataaggctggaggcatagctaatctataagctacctcccCAAATCGTTTCACCCCTATCAagggagaaactttgagaaatacatgatcaccgacttgaaactctatgctcTTGTGTCTTAAGTCTAAGTAACTCTTCTGTCAACTCTGGGAGGCGAACATTTGAGCTATAATATTCTCAATCACCTAATTGGTCCTCTGAATGACCTCGGGacctaaatactttctctcacccatctcatcccaatagACGGGCGATCTGCCCTTCCTCCCATATAAAATTTCATTTGGAGCCACTTTGATAGTTTCCTGATAGTTGTTCTAGTATgataactcaatcaaagggagatacttagtccaagatcccccaaaatataGCACACAAGCCCGCAACATATCcttcagtatctgaatcgtcctctcagactgtccatctgtctgaggatgataagcgatacAAAAatgcaactgtgtgcccatagccttctataggCTCTTCCAAACCATAGAGGTGAAgttggggtccctgtcggatactgtcgaccttggagccccatgaattcacacaatttcctttacatacaactcaacatactgctccactgtatgagttgtcttaacaggcaaatagtgggctgatttggtgtacctacccacaatcacccacatagaATCATACTTTCCTACTGTCTTCGGTgatccaaccatgaagtccatggtaatatcctcccatttccattcaggaatccTTGAAAGGATGCAGCAAccttgctggcctttgatgttcagcctttacctgctcagaggttaaacatttggccacatagtccactacatccttcttcatccccgaccaccaatacaaagttctcaagtcttggtacatcttcgacgtacctggatgtaaggaatagggagtggtatgagactcatctaaaatctctagCCGGATACTGGAATCCATCGGAATGCAAATTCGACCCTTCtacctcagtaaacccatctCTAAAATAGAAGAATCCTTAGCCACTCTGGCTAAGACATCCTCTGTGTGCTTCCTCAACCATGGATCCTCCTTCTGCGCTTCGTTGATTCTCTCAAGAagcgtggactgaagagtgatattCGCTAGCTGACCAATTACCAATTCaattcctgctctagtcatctcctcaaccAACCTTTCTAATATCTACCTTGAGCTAAATAACTAccctgggcccttctgactcagTACGTTGGCCACCATATTGGCCTTCTCACGATGGTATAAAAtgtcacaatcgtagtcctttatgaattccagccaacgcctatggcgcatattcagatccttttgagtaaagaaatactttagagttttatgatcggtgtatatttcacacttcactccatacagatagtgcctccaaatcttcagcacaaataccaccgctgccagttCCAGATCGTGAGTGAGATACctatgctcatactccttcagatgTCTCGATGACTAGGCTATCACCTTCTCAACTTgaatcaatacacaccccaaaccctgtctcgaAGCATtgtagtagactacaaacttctcattatttgatggtagactcaataccggagcggtgatcagtcgccccttcaactccttgaaactgttctcacatctatctgtccagatacacttggtcttcttacgtgtcagcttagtcaatggtgtggctattctggagaatccctcaacgaacaaccgatagtaccctgctaatcccaagaaactcctaacctcttgCATGTTGCTACGTCTGGGctaatctctcactacctcaatcttgcttgggtccaccagaatctcctccttactcacaatgtggcccaaaaatgttacctagggtaaccaaaactcgcacttgcttaACTTAGCATGtagcctatgctctctcaactgtTGTAGTAACAAAcgaagatgctgctcgtgctctgtctctgactgggagtacgcTAGTATATTGttgatgaatacgatcacaaacttataCAAATAATCCCTGAAGACATTATTCATCACGTCCATAAAGGTTGTTgtggcattggttaatccaaaggacatgaccaagaattcataatgtccataccttgtgTGGAATGCGGTCTTTGTTATGTCCTCCTatctaatccttaactggtggtagccggaatgaagatcaatcttggagaacactgtcttcccctgtagttggtcaaacaagtcgtcaatcctgggcagtgggtacttattcttaatggtaaaCTTATTAAACTCCATGTAGTCGATGCATATCCTTAAGGATCCCTCCTTTTTTGTGACGAATaagactggagcaccccatggaaaaAAATTGGATatgatgaatcctagatccagtaacttctacaactgaatcttcagttccttcaacatTGCCGGAGCCATTATATAAGGTGTCCTAAATACTAGCTCTGCCTCTGGCACCGactctatgacaaactcgatctctcggtgtg is a window of Humulus lupulus chromosome 4, drHumLupu1.1, whole genome shotgun sequence DNA encoding:
- the LOC133829050 gene encoding transcription factor MYB106-like; translated protein: MGEALKRGPWTTEEDQKLLAYIQQHGHGSWRFLPKKAGLQRCGKSCRLRWTNYLRPDIKRGRFTLEEERTIIQLHALLGNRWSAIATHLPKRTDNEIKNYWNTHLKKRLAMMGIDPVTHKPQRNTLGSVAADPKDVSNLSHIAQWESTRLEAEARLVRESRILRQVDERNSNKSNITKPPADILAATSDELLKKMPTTFAPPRCIDILKAWESRLVLSKYNGRSDYDRTINDTIKSSTNGGSEAIPSFGFGGSTTTELCYMKVSSGTNGGSSLGFDEIFETWGNGGDDLFSEQVFATRHLEDNINLAPCNDHHNIGILTERDTCDEQYEVNRNYWNNIFNLVNWGPSNLPVL